One genomic window of Ctenopharyngodon idella isolate HZGC_01 chromosome 18, HZGC01, whole genome shotgun sequence includes the following:
- the ccpg1 gene encoding cell cycle progression protein 1 isoform X1: MSESSSDTESSCGWTVISNEGSDIETLGPDNAGECEDRAVSRALDTPDDKRGEESLGETSLDLTLREETTTGAAPAREAGDDVGGEEHVILCSSSENSDIITLPDSCEAEIDAWEEPVAKEAKEARNEKFYLGSSSSSQYTFRESETTDWCWSRWGFSRTLWEYGSQLHSSLSLSAFPVDQPVQRDGGNSSSEDEDDEMKASPVVRRRKARRSTTGSEPGDPQEPHRRQEEVVEEIQAHPDARAAPQDQGHVSGTLNKCILLALLIAISMGFGHFYGTVQIQERQRIVEKSRVYELEAPCKRELDIEVVESLKEDLEEKQDMVLSLTTVMDKITKENQHLRVKQEELQAQRQDLYEQLTQTKSEMESRQKDLTMENQHLKITLEREEASLSALQEELRYLRGQIRELEERGAGTDSILSENQRLKGYLQEEKQKLRNFMSQREALMAEAQVLRKELDKERKAADKLKGELEEMSRKEEDAEGKTDPETEELQARLQELENKLKFEQQRSDLWERLYVESKEERAKGDRDVKTKIPKDGMLGKVKETFDAVKNSTKEFVQHHKEQIKKAKEAVKENLRKFSDSVRSTFRHFKNSASTVFNHEKRFQERKPERQTFQQEQGNKRAEDWQPQKPSHRHPRKSTMDSSFHADRNTRKPGNQKDHSTMGQKTPLKGCSGVFDCAYQESMSLFNKAMDPIRADEFNELLRSYLQKEVSHFHHWRELESFIKNFFHNGVFIHDQMLFTDFVSGVEDYLEEMDEYHSLSDDVFEDLDDYIYRHIFGDTYLKYFGPSRPFKVPGSKGKAWGHCQRQQRKHQQPRPRPQRTKKWSQSERDPNRQFTDVKIELGPMPFDPKY; encoded by the exons ATGTCTGAAAGCTCCAGTGACACAGAGTCATCCTGTGGATGGACAGTCATTAGTAATGAg ggTTCGGACATTGAGACACTGGGGCCGGATAACGCTGGAGAGTGTGAGGATAGAGCAGTTAGCCGTGCTCTGGACACACCTGACG ACAAGCGGGGTGAGGAGAGTTTGGGAGAGACTTCTCTAGACCTCACACTGAGAGAGGAGACAACAACAGGGGCAGCACCTGCCCGAGAG GCGGGAGATGATGTGGGTGGAGAAGAACATGTGATTCTTTGCTCCTCCAGTGAGAACTCTGACATCATAACCCTGCCAGACTCTTGTGAGGCGGAGATCGATGCATGGGAGGAGCCTGTTGCCAAGGAGGCAAAGGAAGCAAGAAATGAAAAGTTTTATCTCGGAAGCTCATCGAGCAGCCAGTATACTTTTAGAGAGTCAGAGACAA CAGACTGGTGTTGGAGTAGATGGGGATTTTCCAGGACACTGTGGGAATATGGCAGCCAGCTCCacagctctctttctctctcag CTTTCCCAGTGGATCAGCCTGTGCAGCGAGACGGTGGTAATAGCAGCAGTGAGGATGAGGACGATGAGATGAAGGCCAGCCCTGTGGTGAGGAGACGCAAAGCGAGGAGGAGCACTACCGGCTCAGAGCCTGGAGACCCCCAGGAGCCCCACAGGAGACAGGAGGAG GTTGTTGAGGAGATACAAGCCCATCCAGATGCCCGTGCTGCTCCGCAAGATCAAGGTCATGTCAGTGGCACTCTGAACAAATGCATCCTGTTAGCGTTGCTCATCGCTATCAGCATGGGCTTCGGGCACTTCTACG gCACAGTGCAGATTCAGGAGAGGCAGAGAATTGTGGAAAAGAGCCGCGTGTACGAGCTGGAAGCGCCGTGTAAGAGAGAACTTGACATT GAAGTGGTTGAGAGCCTAAAGGAAGATCTAGAAGAAAAGCAAGACATGGTGCTGTCCCTCACGACCGTCATGGATAAGATAACTAAAGAAAACCAGCATCTCAGAGTCAAACAGGAAGAGCTACAG GCCCAAAGACAAGATTTATATGAGCAGCTGACGCAAACCAAGAGTGAGATGGAGTCTCGGCAAAAAGACCTGACCATGGAGAACCAGCACCTTAAAATCACTCTGGAGCGAGAAGAGGCATCTCTTTCAGCCCTGCAGGAGGAACTGAGGTACCTGCGGGGTCAGATTCGAGAGCTGGAGGAGAGAGGAGCCGGGACTGATTCAATCCTGTCTGAGAACCAGCGACTGAAGGGCTACTTGCAGGAGGAGAAACAGAAATTACGCAACTTCATGAGCCAAAGGGAAGCACTGATGGCTGAGGCTCAGGTGTTGCGGAAAGAGCTCGATAAAGAGCGGAAGGCAGCGGACAAGCTGAAGGGGGAACTGGAGGAAATGAGTCGGAAGGAAGAGGATGCTGAGGGCAAGACGGATCCTGAGACCGAAGAACTGCAGGCTCGACTTCAGGAGCTTGAAAACAAGTTGAAGTTTGAGCAGCAGCGCTCTGATCTCTGGGAGAGACTGTACGTGGAGTCGAAGGAGGAGAGAGCCAAGGGCGACAGGGACGTAAAGACCAAGATTCCCAAGGATGGGATGCTGGGAAAGGTGAAGGAAACATTTGATGCTGTGAAGAATTCCACCAAAGAGTTTGTGCAACATCACAAGGAGCAGATCAAGAAGGCCAAAGAGGCAGTTAAGGAAAATCTTCGGAAGTTTTCAGACTCAGTTAGATCCACTTTCAGGCATTTTAAAAACTCAGCCTCGACCGTGTTCAACCATGAAAAGAGATTTCAAGAGAGAAAACCTGAGCGTCAAACATTTCAGCAAGAGCAAGGAAACAAACGTGCTGAAGACTGGCAGCCTCAGAAACCTTCACATCGACATCCTCGCAAATCAACCATGGACTCTTCTTTTCACGCTGATCGCAACACACGCAAACCTGGTAATCAGAAAGACCACAGCACTATGGGTCAGAAAACGCCACTCAAAGGCTGTTCGGGTGTTTTTGACTGTGCGTATCAGGAGTCGATGAGTCTGTTCAATAAGGCAATGGACCCCATTCGTGCGGATGAGTTTAACGAACTTCTgcgcagttatttgcagaaagAAGTCAGCCATTTCCACCACTGGAGGGAGCTGGAGAGCTTCATCAAAAATTTCTTCCATAACGGTGTCTTCATCCACGACCAAATGCTGTTTACGGACTTTGTTAGTGGTGTTGAGGATTACCTTGAGGAAATGGATGAATATCACAGTCTCAGTGATGATGTGTTTGAGGATCTGGACGACTACATATACCGGCACATATTTGGAGATACGTACTTAAAATACTTTGGGCCGAG TCGACCCTTCAAAGTCCCGGGGTCGAAGGGTAAGGCATGGGGTCATTGCCAGCGGCAACAGAGGAAGCACCAGCAGCCACGTCCTCGCCCTCAGAGAACGAAGAAATGGAGCCAGTCAGAACGTGACCCCAATCGGCAGTTCACAGATGTCAAAATAGAGCTGGGTCCCATGCCCTTCGATCCCAAATATTAA
- the ccpg1 gene encoding cell cycle progression protein 1 isoform X3, with protein MSESSSDTESSCGWTVISNEGSDIETLGPDNAGECEDRAVSRALDTPDDKRGEESLGETSLDLTLREETTTGAAPAREAGDDVGGEEHVILCSSSENSDIITLPDSCEAEIDAWEEPVAKEAKEARNEKFYLGSSSSSQYTFRESETTDWCWSRWGFSRTLWEYGSQLHSSLSLSAFPVDQPVQRDGGNSSSEDEDDEMKASPVVRRRKARRSTTGSEPGDPQEPHRRQEEVVEEIQAHPDARAAPQDQGHVSGTLNKCILLALLIAISMGFGHFYGTVQIQERQRIVEKSRVYELEAPCKRELDIAQRQDLYEQLTQTKSEMESRQKDLTMENQHLKITLEREEASLSALQEELRYLRGQIRELEERGAGTDSILSENQRLKGYLQEEKQKLRNFMSQREALMAEAQVLRKELDKERKAADKLKGELEEMSRKEEDAEGKTDPETEELQARLQELENKLKFEQQRSDLWERLYVESKEERAKGDRDVKTKIPKDGMLGKVKETFDAVKNSTKEFVQHHKEQIKKAKEAVKENLRKFSDSVRSTFRHFKNSASTVFNHEKRFQERKPERQTFQQEQGNKRAEDWQPQKPSHRHPRKSTMDSSFHADRNTRKPGNQKDHSTMGQKTPLKGCSGVFDCAYQESMSLFNKAMDPIRADEFNELLRSYLQKEVSHFHHWRELESFIKNFFHNGVFIHDQMLFTDFVSGVEDYLEEMDEYHSLSDDVFEDLDDYIYRHIFGDTYLKYFGPSRPFKVPGSKGKAWGHCQRQQRKHQQPRPRPQRTKKWSQSERDPNRQFTDVKIELGPMPFDPKY; from the exons ATGTCTGAAAGCTCCAGTGACACAGAGTCATCCTGTGGATGGACAGTCATTAGTAATGAg ggTTCGGACATTGAGACACTGGGGCCGGATAACGCTGGAGAGTGTGAGGATAGAGCAGTTAGCCGTGCTCTGGACACACCTGACG ACAAGCGGGGTGAGGAGAGTTTGGGAGAGACTTCTCTAGACCTCACACTGAGAGAGGAGACAACAACAGGGGCAGCACCTGCCCGAGAG GCGGGAGATGATGTGGGTGGAGAAGAACATGTGATTCTTTGCTCCTCCAGTGAGAACTCTGACATCATAACCCTGCCAGACTCTTGTGAGGCGGAGATCGATGCATGGGAGGAGCCTGTTGCCAAGGAGGCAAAGGAAGCAAGAAATGAAAAGTTTTATCTCGGAAGCTCATCGAGCAGCCAGTATACTTTTAGAGAGTCAGAGACAA CAGACTGGTGTTGGAGTAGATGGGGATTTTCCAGGACACTGTGGGAATATGGCAGCCAGCTCCacagctctctttctctctcag CTTTCCCAGTGGATCAGCCTGTGCAGCGAGACGGTGGTAATAGCAGCAGTGAGGATGAGGACGATGAGATGAAGGCCAGCCCTGTGGTGAGGAGACGCAAAGCGAGGAGGAGCACTACCGGCTCAGAGCCTGGAGACCCCCAGGAGCCCCACAGGAGACAGGAGGAG GTTGTTGAGGAGATACAAGCCCATCCAGATGCCCGTGCTGCTCCGCAAGATCAAGGTCATGTCAGTGGCACTCTGAACAAATGCATCCTGTTAGCGTTGCTCATCGCTATCAGCATGGGCTTCGGGCACTTCTACG gCACAGTGCAGATTCAGGAGAGGCAGAGAATTGTGGAAAAGAGCCGCGTGTACGAGCTGGAAGCGCCGTGTAAGAGAGAACTTGACATT GCCCAAAGACAAGATTTATATGAGCAGCTGACGCAAACCAAGAGTGAGATGGAGTCTCGGCAAAAAGACCTGACCATGGAGAACCAGCACCTTAAAATCACTCTGGAGCGAGAAGAGGCATCTCTTTCAGCCCTGCAGGAGGAACTGAGGTACCTGCGGGGTCAGATTCGAGAGCTGGAGGAGAGAGGAGCCGGGACTGATTCAATCCTGTCTGAGAACCAGCGACTGAAGGGCTACTTGCAGGAGGAGAAACAGAAATTACGCAACTTCATGAGCCAAAGGGAAGCACTGATGGCTGAGGCTCAGGTGTTGCGGAAAGAGCTCGATAAAGAGCGGAAGGCAGCGGACAAGCTGAAGGGGGAACTGGAGGAAATGAGTCGGAAGGAAGAGGATGCTGAGGGCAAGACGGATCCTGAGACCGAAGAACTGCAGGCTCGACTTCAGGAGCTTGAAAACAAGTTGAAGTTTGAGCAGCAGCGCTCTGATCTCTGGGAGAGACTGTACGTGGAGTCGAAGGAGGAGAGAGCCAAGGGCGACAGGGACGTAAAGACCAAGATTCCCAAGGATGGGATGCTGGGAAAGGTGAAGGAAACATTTGATGCTGTGAAGAATTCCACCAAAGAGTTTGTGCAACATCACAAGGAGCAGATCAAGAAGGCCAAAGAGGCAGTTAAGGAAAATCTTCGGAAGTTTTCAGACTCAGTTAGATCCACTTTCAGGCATTTTAAAAACTCAGCCTCGACCGTGTTCAACCATGAAAAGAGATTTCAAGAGAGAAAACCTGAGCGTCAAACATTTCAGCAAGAGCAAGGAAACAAACGTGCTGAAGACTGGCAGCCTCAGAAACCTTCACATCGACATCCTCGCAAATCAACCATGGACTCTTCTTTTCACGCTGATCGCAACACACGCAAACCTGGTAATCAGAAAGACCACAGCACTATGGGTCAGAAAACGCCACTCAAAGGCTGTTCGGGTGTTTTTGACTGTGCGTATCAGGAGTCGATGAGTCTGTTCAATAAGGCAATGGACCCCATTCGTGCGGATGAGTTTAACGAACTTCTgcgcagttatttgcagaaagAAGTCAGCCATTTCCACCACTGGAGGGAGCTGGAGAGCTTCATCAAAAATTTCTTCCATAACGGTGTCTTCATCCACGACCAAATGCTGTTTACGGACTTTGTTAGTGGTGTTGAGGATTACCTTGAGGAAATGGATGAATATCACAGTCTCAGTGATGATGTGTTTGAGGATCTGGACGACTACATATACCGGCACATATTTGGAGATACGTACTTAAAATACTTTGGGCCGAG TCGACCCTTCAAAGTCCCGGGGTCGAAGGGTAAGGCATGGGGTCATTGCCAGCGGCAACAGAGGAAGCACCAGCAGCCACGTCCTCGCCCTCAGAGAACGAAGAAATGGAGCCAGTCAGAACGTGACCCCAATCGGCAGTTCACAGATGTCAAAATAGAGCTGGGTCCCATGCCCTTCGATCCCAAATATTAA
- the ccpg1 gene encoding cell cycle progression protein 1 isoform X5, which produces MSESSSDTESSCGWTVISNEGSDIETLGPDNAGECEDRAVSRALDTPDAFPVDQPVQRDGGNSSSEDEDDEMKASPVVRRRKARRSTTGSEPGDPQEPHRRQEEVVEEIQAHPDARAAPQDQGHVSGTLNKCILLALLIAISMGFGHFYGTVQIQERQRIVEKSRVYELEAPCKRELDIEVVESLKEDLEEKQDMVLSLTTVMDKITKENQHLRVKQEELQAQRQDLYEQLTQTKSEMESRQKDLTMENQHLKITLEREEASLSALQEELRYLRGQIRELEERGAGTDSILSENQRLKGYLQEEKQKLRNFMSQREALMAEAQVLRKELDKERKAADKLKGELEEMSRKEEDAEGKTDPETEELQARLQELENKLKFEQQRSDLWERLYVESKEERAKGDRDVKTKIPKDGMLGKVKETFDAVKNSTKEFVQHHKEQIKKAKEAVKENLRKFSDSVRSTFRHFKNSASTVFNHEKRFQERKPERQTFQQEQGNKRAEDWQPQKPSHRHPRKSTMDSSFHADRNTRKPGNQKDHSTMGQKTPLKGCSGVFDCAYQESMSLFNKAMDPIRADEFNELLRSYLQKEVSHFHHWRELESFIKNFFHNGVFIHDQMLFTDFVSGVEDYLEEMDEYHSLSDDVFEDLDDYIYRHIFGDTYLKYFGPSRPFKVPGSKGKAWGHCQRQQRKHQQPRPRPQRTKKWSQSERDPNRQFTDVKIELGPMPFDPKY; this is translated from the exons ATGTCTGAAAGCTCCAGTGACACAGAGTCATCCTGTGGATGGACAGTCATTAGTAATGAg ggTTCGGACATTGAGACACTGGGGCCGGATAACGCTGGAGAGTGTGAGGATAGAGCAGTTAGCCGTGCTCTGGACACACCTGACG CTTTCCCAGTGGATCAGCCTGTGCAGCGAGACGGTGGTAATAGCAGCAGTGAGGATGAGGACGATGAGATGAAGGCCAGCCCTGTGGTGAGGAGACGCAAAGCGAGGAGGAGCACTACCGGCTCAGAGCCTGGAGACCCCCAGGAGCCCCACAGGAGACAGGAGGAG GTTGTTGAGGAGATACAAGCCCATCCAGATGCCCGTGCTGCTCCGCAAGATCAAGGTCATGTCAGTGGCACTCTGAACAAATGCATCCTGTTAGCGTTGCTCATCGCTATCAGCATGGGCTTCGGGCACTTCTACG gCACAGTGCAGATTCAGGAGAGGCAGAGAATTGTGGAAAAGAGCCGCGTGTACGAGCTGGAAGCGCCGTGTAAGAGAGAACTTGACATT GAAGTGGTTGAGAGCCTAAAGGAAGATCTAGAAGAAAAGCAAGACATGGTGCTGTCCCTCACGACCGTCATGGATAAGATAACTAAAGAAAACCAGCATCTCAGAGTCAAACAGGAAGAGCTACAG GCCCAAAGACAAGATTTATATGAGCAGCTGACGCAAACCAAGAGTGAGATGGAGTCTCGGCAAAAAGACCTGACCATGGAGAACCAGCACCTTAAAATCACTCTGGAGCGAGAAGAGGCATCTCTTTCAGCCCTGCAGGAGGAACTGAGGTACCTGCGGGGTCAGATTCGAGAGCTGGAGGAGAGAGGAGCCGGGACTGATTCAATCCTGTCTGAGAACCAGCGACTGAAGGGCTACTTGCAGGAGGAGAAACAGAAATTACGCAACTTCATGAGCCAAAGGGAAGCACTGATGGCTGAGGCTCAGGTGTTGCGGAAAGAGCTCGATAAAGAGCGGAAGGCAGCGGACAAGCTGAAGGGGGAACTGGAGGAAATGAGTCGGAAGGAAGAGGATGCTGAGGGCAAGACGGATCCTGAGACCGAAGAACTGCAGGCTCGACTTCAGGAGCTTGAAAACAAGTTGAAGTTTGAGCAGCAGCGCTCTGATCTCTGGGAGAGACTGTACGTGGAGTCGAAGGAGGAGAGAGCCAAGGGCGACAGGGACGTAAAGACCAAGATTCCCAAGGATGGGATGCTGGGAAAGGTGAAGGAAACATTTGATGCTGTGAAGAATTCCACCAAAGAGTTTGTGCAACATCACAAGGAGCAGATCAAGAAGGCCAAAGAGGCAGTTAAGGAAAATCTTCGGAAGTTTTCAGACTCAGTTAGATCCACTTTCAGGCATTTTAAAAACTCAGCCTCGACCGTGTTCAACCATGAAAAGAGATTTCAAGAGAGAAAACCTGAGCGTCAAACATTTCAGCAAGAGCAAGGAAACAAACGTGCTGAAGACTGGCAGCCTCAGAAACCTTCACATCGACATCCTCGCAAATCAACCATGGACTCTTCTTTTCACGCTGATCGCAACACACGCAAACCTGGTAATCAGAAAGACCACAGCACTATGGGTCAGAAAACGCCACTCAAAGGCTGTTCGGGTGTTTTTGACTGTGCGTATCAGGAGTCGATGAGTCTGTTCAATAAGGCAATGGACCCCATTCGTGCGGATGAGTTTAACGAACTTCTgcgcagttatttgcagaaagAAGTCAGCCATTTCCACCACTGGAGGGAGCTGGAGAGCTTCATCAAAAATTTCTTCCATAACGGTGTCTTCATCCACGACCAAATGCTGTTTACGGACTTTGTTAGTGGTGTTGAGGATTACCTTGAGGAAATGGATGAATATCACAGTCTCAGTGATGATGTGTTTGAGGATCTGGACGACTACATATACCGGCACATATTTGGAGATACGTACTTAAAATACTTTGGGCCGAG TCGACCCTTCAAAGTCCCGGGGTCGAAGGGTAAGGCATGGGGTCATTGCCAGCGGCAACAGAGGAAGCACCAGCAGCCACGTCCTCGCCCTCAGAGAACGAAGAAATGGAGCCAGTCAGAACGTGACCCCAATCGGCAGTTCACAGATGTCAAAATAGAGCTGGGTCCCATGCCCTTCGATCCCAAATATTAA
- the ccpg1 gene encoding cell cycle progression protein 1 isoform X2 has protein sequence MSESSSDTESSCGWTVISNEGSDIETLGPDNAGECEDRAVSRALDTPDDKRGEESLGETSLDLTLREETTTGAAPAREAGDDVGGEEHVILCSSSENSDIITLPDSCEAEIDAWEEPVAKEAKEARNEKFYLGSSSSSQYTFRESETTFPVDQPVQRDGGNSSSEDEDDEMKASPVVRRRKARRSTTGSEPGDPQEPHRRQEEVVEEIQAHPDARAAPQDQGHVSGTLNKCILLALLIAISMGFGHFYGTVQIQERQRIVEKSRVYELEAPCKRELDIEVVESLKEDLEEKQDMVLSLTTVMDKITKENQHLRVKQEELQAQRQDLYEQLTQTKSEMESRQKDLTMENQHLKITLEREEASLSALQEELRYLRGQIRELEERGAGTDSILSENQRLKGYLQEEKQKLRNFMSQREALMAEAQVLRKELDKERKAADKLKGELEEMSRKEEDAEGKTDPETEELQARLQELENKLKFEQQRSDLWERLYVESKEERAKGDRDVKTKIPKDGMLGKVKETFDAVKNSTKEFVQHHKEQIKKAKEAVKENLRKFSDSVRSTFRHFKNSASTVFNHEKRFQERKPERQTFQQEQGNKRAEDWQPQKPSHRHPRKSTMDSSFHADRNTRKPGNQKDHSTMGQKTPLKGCSGVFDCAYQESMSLFNKAMDPIRADEFNELLRSYLQKEVSHFHHWRELESFIKNFFHNGVFIHDQMLFTDFVSGVEDYLEEMDEYHSLSDDVFEDLDDYIYRHIFGDTYLKYFGPSRPFKVPGSKGKAWGHCQRQQRKHQQPRPRPQRTKKWSQSERDPNRQFTDVKIELGPMPFDPKY, from the exons ATGTCTGAAAGCTCCAGTGACACAGAGTCATCCTGTGGATGGACAGTCATTAGTAATGAg ggTTCGGACATTGAGACACTGGGGCCGGATAACGCTGGAGAGTGTGAGGATAGAGCAGTTAGCCGTGCTCTGGACACACCTGACG ACAAGCGGGGTGAGGAGAGTTTGGGAGAGACTTCTCTAGACCTCACACTGAGAGAGGAGACAACAACAGGGGCAGCACCTGCCCGAGAG GCGGGAGATGATGTGGGTGGAGAAGAACATGTGATTCTTTGCTCCTCCAGTGAGAACTCTGACATCATAACCCTGCCAGACTCTTGTGAGGCGGAGATCGATGCATGGGAGGAGCCTGTTGCCAAGGAGGCAAAGGAAGCAAGAAATGAAAAGTTTTATCTCGGAAGCTCATCGAGCAGCCAGTATACTTTTAGAGAGTCAGAGACAA CTTTCCCAGTGGATCAGCCTGTGCAGCGAGACGGTGGTAATAGCAGCAGTGAGGATGAGGACGATGAGATGAAGGCCAGCCCTGTGGTGAGGAGACGCAAAGCGAGGAGGAGCACTACCGGCTCAGAGCCTGGAGACCCCCAGGAGCCCCACAGGAGACAGGAGGAG GTTGTTGAGGAGATACAAGCCCATCCAGATGCCCGTGCTGCTCCGCAAGATCAAGGTCATGTCAGTGGCACTCTGAACAAATGCATCCTGTTAGCGTTGCTCATCGCTATCAGCATGGGCTTCGGGCACTTCTACG gCACAGTGCAGATTCAGGAGAGGCAGAGAATTGTGGAAAAGAGCCGCGTGTACGAGCTGGAAGCGCCGTGTAAGAGAGAACTTGACATT GAAGTGGTTGAGAGCCTAAAGGAAGATCTAGAAGAAAAGCAAGACATGGTGCTGTCCCTCACGACCGTCATGGATAAGATAACTAAAGAAAACCAGCATCTCAGAGTCAAACAGGAAGAGCTACAG GCCCAAAGACAAGATTTATATGAGCAGCTGACGCAAACCAAGAGTGAGATGGAGTCTCGGCAAAAAGACCTGACCATGGAGAACCAGCACCTTAAAATCACTCTGGAGCGAGAAGAGGCATCTCTTTCAGCCCTGCAGGAGGAACTGAGGTACCTGCGGGGTCAGATTCGAGAGCTGGAGGAGAGAGGAGCCGGGACTGATTCAATCCTGTCTGAGAACCAGCGACTGAAGGGCTACTTGCAGGAGGAGAAACAGAAATTACGCAACTTCATGAGCCAAAGGGAAGCACTGATGGCTGAGGCTCAGGTGTTGCGGAAAGAGCTCGATAAAGAGCGGAAGGCAGCGGACAAGCTGAAGGGGGAACTGGAGGAAATGAGTCGGAAGGAAGAGGATGCTGAGGGCAAGACGGATCCTGAGACCGAAGAACTGCAGGCTCGACTTCAGGAGCTTGAAAACAAGTTGAAGTTTGAGCAGCAGCGCTCTGATCTCTGGGAGAGACTGTACGTGGAGTCGAAGGAGGAGAGAGCCAAGGGCGACAGGGACGTAAAGACCAAGATTCCCAAGGATGGGATGCTGGGAAAGGTGAAGGAAACATTTGATGCTGTGAAGAATTCCACCAAAGAGTTTGTGCAACATCACAAGGAGCAGATCAAGAAGGCCAAAGAGGCAGTTAAGGAAAATCTTCGGAAGTTTTCAGACTCAGTTAGATCCACTTTCAGGCATTTTAAAAACTCAGCCTCGACCGTGTTCAACCATGAAAAGAGATTTCAAGAGAGAAAACCTGAGCGTCAAACATTTCAGCAAGAGCAAGGAAACAAACGTGCTGAAGACTGGCAGCCTCAGAAACCTTCACATCGACATCCTCGCAAATCAACCATGGACTCTTCTTTTCACGCTGATCGCAACACACGCAAACCTGGTAATCAGAAAGACCACAGCACTATGGGTCAGAAAACGCCACTCAAAGGCTGTTCGGGTGTTTTTGACTGTGCGTATCAGGAGTCGATGAGTCTGTTCAATAAGGCAATGGACCCCATTCGTGCGGATGAGTTTAACGAACTTCTgcgcagttatttgcagaaagAAGTCAGCCATTTCCACCACTGGAGGGAGCTGGAGAGCTTCATCAAAAATTTCTTCCATAACGGTGTCTTCATCCACGACCAAATGCTGTTTACGGACTTTGTTAGTGGTGTTGAGGATTACCTTGAGGAAATGGATGAATATCACAGTCTCAGTGATGATGTGTTTGAGGATCTGGACGACTACATATACCGGCACATATTTGGAGATACGTACTTAAAATACTTTGGGCCGAG TCGACCCTTCAAAGTCCCGGGGTCGAAGGGTAAGGCATGGGGTCATTGCCAGCGGCAACAGAGGAAGCACCAGCAGCCACGTCCTCGCCCTCAGAGAACGAAGAAATGGAGCCAGTCAGAACGTGACCCCAATCGGCAGTTCACAGATGTCAAAATAGAGCTGGGTCCCATGCCCTTCGATCCCAAATATTAA